The following coding sequences are from one Devosia yakushimensis window:
- a CDS encoding TetR family transcriptional regulator C-terminal domain-containing protein produces MPPIKLKSSPSSAPAKRQHKAAAKAVAHAKEKARPLTRIQREKQDIILEAALDVFSLHGFRGATIDQIAEVAGMSKPNLLYYFPRKEEIHRRLISELLVTWLAPLRDMDENGDPFPEIRSYIRRKLEMARDFPRESRLFANEMLQGAPRIIEMIEIDLKNLVDEKAAVLTAWMDQGRIARTDPYHLIFSIWATTQHYADFDVQVRAVLGPARGGEGRFEDAARYLEQLFLYGLTPRPKG; encoded by the coding sequence ATGCCGCCGATCAAGTTGAAAAGCTCTCCGTCTTCCGCCCCCGCCAAACGCCAGCACAAGGCGGCGGCAAAGGCCGTCGCTCACGCCAAGGAAAAGGCGCGGCCGCTGACCCGGATTCAGCGGGAGAAGCAGGACATTATTCTCGAAGCCGCGCTGGACGTGTTTTCCCTGCATGGCTTCCGCGGCGCCACGATCGACCAGATCGCCGAAGTGGCGGGCATGAGCAAGCCGAACCTGCTCTATTACTTCCCGCGCAAGGAAGAGATTCACCGCCGGCTGATTTCCGAATTGCTGGTGACCTGGCTGGCGCCGCTGCGTGACATGGATGAGAACGGCGATCCCTTCCCCGAAATCCGCTCCTACATAAGACGCAAGCTCGAAATGGCCCGCGATTTTCCGCGCGAAAGCCGGCTCTTTGCCAATGAAATGCTGCAGGGGGCGCCACGCATTATCGAGATGATCGAGATCGACCTCAAAAATCTCGTCGACGAAAAGGCGGCGGTGCTGACCGCCTGGATGGACCAGGGCCGCATTGCGCGGACCGACCCCTATCACCTGATCTTTTCGATCTGGGCGACGACCCAGCACTATGCCGATTTCGACGTGCAGGTGCGGGCTGTGCTGGGCCCGGCGCGCGGTGGCGAAGGGCGCTTCGAGGATGCGGCGCGCTATCTCGAGCAATTGTTCCTCTATGGCCTGACGCCGCGGCCCAAGGGCTGA
- a CDS encoding aspartate aminotransferase family protein — protein MPFTANRQFKKSPRMFVAAKDMHYTTADGRQVLDGTAGLWCVNAGHARPLIVEAIAKQAAELDYAPAFQMGHPKAFELANRLVDIAPKGLDHVLFTNSGSESVETALKVALAYHRVKGDGSRFRLIGRERGYHGVNFGGISVGGIVTNRKMFGTLLTGVDHLPHTHNLAKNAFTRGEPEHGLDLADELERIVTLHDASTIAAVIVEPVAGSTGVLIPPKGYLQRLRDITKKHGILLIFDEVITGFGRLGTPFAADYFGVTPDIMVTAKGLTNGIIPMGAVLVSPEIHDAFMGGPEHVIEFFHGYTYSGNPVASAAALATLETYKQEDLLTRGAELAPYFADALHSLKGEPHVIDIRNIGLVGAIELDPIAGSPTKRAFSAFLAAYESGFLIRTTGDIIALSPPLIISKGQIDELIDGIRTVLRGIA, from the coding sequence ATGCCGTTCACGGCCAACCGGCAATTCAAGAAATCGCCGCGCATGTTTGTTGCGGCCAAGGACATGCATTACACCACTGCCGATGGTCGCCAGGTGCTCGATGGCACGGCGGGGCTCTGGTGCGTCAATGCCGGCCATGCCCGCCCGCTGATCGTCGAGGCCATCGCCAAGCAGGCCGCCGAGCTCGATTATGCGCCCGCCTTTCAGATGGGCCATCCCAAGGCGTTCGAATTGGCCAATCGGCTGGTCGATATTGCACCCAAGGGGCTCGATCATGTGCTGTTCACCAATTCGGGTTCTGAGTCGGTCGAAACCGCGCTCAAGGTGGCGTTGGCCTATCACCGTGTCAAAGGCGATGGCAGCCGTTTCCGGCTGATCGGCCGCGAGCGCGGCTATCATGGCGTCAATTTTGGCGGCATTTCGGTGGGCGGCATCGTCACCAACCGCAAGATGTTCGGCACGCTGCTGACCGGCGTCGATCATCTGCCGCATACCCATAACCTTGCCAAGAACGCCTTTACCAGGGGCGAACCCGAGCATGGCCTCGACCTGGCCGATGAGCTCGAACGCATCGTCACCCTGCACGATGCTTCCACCATTGCGGCCGTCATTGTCGAGCCGGTCGCCGGCTCGACCGGCGTGCTGATCCCGCCCAAGGGCTATTTGCAGCGCCTGCGCGACATCACCAAAAAGCATGGCATTCTGCTGATCTTTGACGAGGTCATTACCGGCTTCGGGCGGCTGGGCACCCCCTTCGCCGCCGATTATTTCGGCGTCACGCCCGATATCATGGTCACCGCCAAGGGCCTGACCAATGGCATTATCCCGATGGGCGCCGTGCTGGTGTCGCCGGAAATCCACGATGCCTTCATGGGCGGGCCGGAACACGTCATCGAGTTCTTCCATGGCTATACCTATTCGGGCAATCCGGTGGCTTCGGCTGCCGCGCTCGCCACGCTCGAAACCTATAAGCAGGAAGACCTGCTGACCCGCGGCGCTGAGCTCGCACCCTATTTCGCCGATGCCCTGCACTCGCTCAAGGGCGAGCCGCATGTCATCGATATCCGCAATATCGGGCTGGTCGGCGCCATCGAGCTTGACCCGATTGCCGGCTCGCCCACCAAGCGCGCTTTCTCGGCCTTCCTCGCCGCCTATGAAAGCGGCTTCCTGATCCGCACCACCGGCGACATCATCGCGCTCTCGCCTCCGCTGATCATCTCCAAGGGCCAGATCGACGAATTGATCGACGGTATTCGCACCGTGCTGCGGGGGATTGCATGA
- a CDS encoding CoA-acylating methylmalonate-semialdehyde dehydrogenase — protein sequence MNIIENAVAGKRYVSTGRRVPVFNPATGEVSAELPLSTLSELNDAVASAKKAQVAWGNTPPMKRARVMFKFKALLDQYADDLAREISREHGKVHDDALGEVARGIDCVDFACGIPQLLKGEFSRNVGPSIDSYSDRQPLGVVAGITPFNFPAMVPMWMYPAAIACGNAFILKPSERDPSASMLAWNLFMEAGLPEGILNVVHGDKEMVDGILDHPDIKAVSFVGSTPIAEYVYQRGTKAGKRVQALGGAKNHMVILPDADLDQAADALMGAGYGSAGERCMAISVAVPVGKDTADALVAKLKPRVESLKIGPATDKDAEMGPVVTKMHRDKIVGYIDSGVEQGADLVVDGRGFTLQGYEGGYYVGGTLFDNVTPDMTIYKEEIFGPVLSVVRANDYNAAVKLINEHEYGNGTAIFTRDGDAAREFADKIEVGMVGINVPIPVPVAYHSFGGWKRSLFGDHSIYGPEGVHFYTRLKTVTTRWPAGIKGGAEFSFPSVK from the coding sequence ATGAACATTATCGAGAACGCCGTCGCCGGAAAACGCTATGTCTCAACCGGCCGCCGCGTGCCGGTGTTCAATCCGGCTACCGGGGAAGTCTCGGCCGAATTGCCGCTCTCGACGCTGAGCGAATTGAACGATGCTGTCGCTTCGGCCAAAAAGGCGCAGGTGGCCTGGGGCAATACGCCGCCGATGAAGCGTGCCCGCGTCATGTTCAAGTTCAAGGCGCTGCTCGATCAATATGCCGATGACCTGGCCCGCGAAATCTCCCGCGAGCATGGCAAGGTGCATGACGACGCGCTGGGCGAAGTCGCCCGCGGCATTGATTGCGTGGATTTTGCCTGCGGTATTCCGCAACTCTTGAAGGGCGAGTTCAGCCGCAATGTCGGCCCCAGCATCGATTCCTATTCCGACCGCCAGCCGCTTGGCGTCGTCGCCGGCATTACCCCGTTCAACTTCCCGGCCATGGTGCCGATGTGGATGTACCCGGCCGCCATCGCCTGCGGCAATGCCTTCATTTTGAAGCCATCGGAACGCGATCCATCTGCCTCCATGTTAGCCTGGAACCTCTTTATGGAAGCCGGGCTCCCCGAAGGCATTCTCAATGTCGTCCATGGCGACAAGGAAATGGTCGACGGGATACTGGACCACCCCGATATCAAGGCCGTCTCTTTCGTCGGCTCGACCCCAATCGCCGAATATGTCTACCAGCGCGGCACCAAGGCCGGTAAGCGTGTGCAGGCCCTTGGCGGCGCCAAAAACCACATGGTCATCCTGCCCGATGCCGATCTCGATCAGGCCGCCGATGCCTTGATGGGCGCGGGCTATGGTTCGGCCGGCGAGCGCTGCATGGCCATTTCGGTGGCTGTCCCGGTGGGCAAGGACACCGCCGATGCGCTGGTCGCCAAGCTCAAGCCGCGCGTTGAATCGCTCAAGATTGGCCCCGCCACCGACAAGGACGCCGAAATGGGTCCGGTCGTCACCAAGATGCACCGCGACAAGATTGTTGGGTACATCGATTCCGGCGTCGAGCAGGGCGCTGATCTGGTTGTGGATGGCCGCGGCTTCACCTTGCAGGGCTATGAAGGCGGCTATTATGTCGGCGGCACGCTGTTCGACAATGTCACCCCGGACATGACCATCTACAAGGAAGAAATCTTCGGCCCGGTCCTCTCGGTGGTGCGTGCGAACGACTACAATGCGGCGGTCAAGCTGATCAACGAGCACGAATATGGCAATGGCACCGCCATCTTCACCCGCGACGGCGACGCCGCCCGCGAATTCGCCGACAAGATCGAAGTGGGTATGGTGGGCATCAACGTCCCCATCCCGGTGCCGGTCGCCTACCATTCCTTCGGTGGCTGGAAGCGCTCGCTGTTCGGCGACCACTCCATCTACGGCCCCGAAGGCGTCCACTTCTATACCCGCCTCAAGACCGTCACCACCCGCTGGCCCGCCGGCATCAAGGGCGGCGCCGAATTCTCGTTCCCGAGCGTCAAATAA
- a CDS encoding Zn-dependent hydrolase, giving the protein MSAPGENLKINGDRLWDSLMDMAKIGPGIAGGNNRQTLTDADGEGRHLFQRWCEAAGLSMSVDKMGTMFATRDGTDPDALPVYVGSHLDTQPTGGKYDGVLGVLAGLEVIRSMNDLGIKTKHPIVVTNWANEEGARFAPAMLASGVFAGMHTIDYAYGRKDMDGKTYGEELQRIGWLGTEDVGARKMHAYFEYHIEQGPILESENKQIGVVTHCQGLWWLEFTLTGKEAHTGSTPMAMRVNAGLAMARIIEAVQAIAMENQPGAVAGVGQAKFSPNSRNVLPGTVVFTVDLRTPDQGKLDRMRAAIEAKAAEISADLGVGCSVEAVGHFDPVTFDPTLVARVRKAAEDLGYSHMNIISGAGHDACWAAKVAPSTMIMCPCVGGLSHNEAEEISKEWAAAGADVLFHAVVETAEIVE; this is encoded by the coding sequence ATGTCTGCCCCCGGAGAAAACCTCAAGATCAATGGCGACCGTCTGTGGGACAGCCTCATGGATATGGCCAAGATCGGGCCGGGCATTGCCGGTGGCAATAATCGGCAGACGCTGACCGATGCGGATGGCGAGGGCCGCCATCTGTTCCAGCGCTGGTGCGAAGCGGCAGGGCTCAGCATGAGCGTCGACAAGATGGGCACCATGTTCGCCACTCGCGACGGCACCGACCCCGATGCCCTGCCGGTCTATGTCGGCAGCCATCTCGATACCCAGCCCACTGGCGGCAAATATGATGGCGTGCTGGGCGTTTTGGCCGGGCTCGAAGTCATCCGCTCGATGAACGATCTGGGCATCAAAACCAAGCACCCCATTGTCGTCACCAATTGGGCCAATGAGGAAGGCGCGCGCTTTGCGCCGGCCATGCTGGCCTCGGGCGTGTTCGCCGGAATGCACACCATCGACTACGCCTATGGCCGCAAGGACATGGACGGCAAGACCTATGGCGAGGAGCTCCAGCGCATCGGCTGGCTGGGCACCGAAGACGTCGGCGCGCGCAAAATGCATGCCTATTTCGAATATCACATCGAGCAAGGCCCGATCCTTGAATCCGAGAACAAGCAGATCGGCGTCGTTACCCATTGCCAGGGCCTGTGGTGGCTCGAATTCACCCTGACGGGTAAGGAAGCCCATACCGGCTCGACCCCCATGGCCATGCGCGTCAATGCGGGCCTTGCCATGGCGCGGATCATCGAGGCGGTGCAGGCCATTGCCATGGAAAACCAGCCGGGCGCGGTGGCCGGGGTCGGCCAGGCAAAGTTCTCGCCCAATTCGCGCAATGTGCTGCCCGGAACGGTGGTGTTCACCGTCGATCTGCGCACGCCCGACCAGGGCAAGCTCGACCGCATGCGCGCAGCCATCGAGGCCAAGGCCGCCGAGATTTCGGCTGATCTAGGCGTGGGCTGCTCGGTCGAAGCCGTCGGGCATTTTGATCCCGTCACGTTCGACCCGACCCTGGTCGCCCGGGTCCGCAAGGCCGCCGAAGATCTGGGCTATAGCCACATGAACATCATTTCCGGCGCCGGGCACGATGCCTGCTGGGCCGCCAAAGTGGCGCCATCCACCATGATCATGTGCCCCTGCGTCGGCGGGCTCAGCCACAATGAGGCGGAGGAAATCTCCAAGGAATGGGCAGCGGCCGGTGCCGATGTGCTGTTCCACGCAGTTGTCGAAACGGCGGAGATCGTGGAGTGA
- the hydA gene encoding dihydropyrimidinase, with product MSKVIKNGTVVTADLTYKADVRIDGDIIVEIGPNLSGDEVLDASGCYIMPGGIDPHTHLEMPFMGTYSADDFESGTRAGLAGGTTMVVDFCLPNPNQSLLEALQMWDNKTGKANADYSFHMAITWWGEQVWSEMAEVVDRGITSFKHFMAYKGSLMVNDDEMFSSFQRCADLGALPLVHAENGDVVAAMTAKLLEAGNNGPEGHAYSRPPEVEGEATNRAIMIADMAGVPLYVVHVSCEQAHEAIRRARQKGMRVYGEPLIQHLTLDESEYFNPDWDHAARRVMSPPFRNKTHQDSLWAGLQSGSLSAVATDHCAFTTDQKRNGVGNFSKIPNGTGGLEDRLPMLWTKGVNTGRLTMNEFVAVTSTNVAKILGLYPKKGAVLVGADADLIVWDPARKKTITAKAQQSVIDYNVFEGFEVTGLPRYVLSRGKVSIVENEIRTEPGHGKFVGREAKNPVNRALSQWKDIVAPRKVERSGIPATGV from the coding sequence ATGAGCAAAGTCATCAAGAACGGCACGGTCGTTACCGCCGACCTGACCTACAAAGCCGACGTTAGAATCGACGGCGATATCATCGTCGAGATCGGCCCCAATCTATCCGGCGATGAGGTGCTCGACGCCAGTGGCTGCTATATCATGCCCGGCGGCATCGATCCGCATACCCATCTCGAAATGCCCTTCATGGGCACCTATTCGGCCGATGATTTTGAATCCGGCACCCGCGCGGGCCTGGCCGGTGGCACCACAATGGTGGTCGATTTCTGCCTGCCCAATCCCAATCAGAGCCTGCTTGAGGCGCTGCAAATGTGGGACAACAAAACCGGCAAGGCCAATGCCGATTATTCGTTCCACATGGCGATCACCTGGTGGGGCGAGCAGGTGTGGAGCGAAATGGCCGAAGTGGTCGATCGCGGCATTACCAGCTTTAAGCATTTCATGGCCTATAAGGGCAGCCTGATGGTCAATGACGACGAGATGTTCTCGTCATTCCAGCGCTGCGCGGATCTCGGCGCGCTGCCCTTGGTGCATGCCGAAAATGGCGACGTTGTCGCCGCCATGACCGCAAAGCTCCTTGAAGCTGGCAATAACGGCCCCGAGGGCCATGCCTATTCCCGCCCGCCGGAGGTGGAGGGTGAAGCCACCAATCGCGCCATCATGATTGCCGATATGGCCGGCGTGCCGCTTTATGTGGTCCATGTCAGTTGCGAGCAGGCCCATGAAGCCATCCGCCGCGCCCGCCAGAAAGGCATGCGCGTCTATGGCGAGCCGCTGATCCAGCATTTGACACTGGACGAGAGCGAATATTTCAACCCCGATTGGGACCATGCCGCCCGCCGCGTCATGTCGCCCCCCTTCCGCAACAAGACGCATCAGGATTCGCTGTGGGCAGGCCTGCAATCAGGCTCGCTCTCGGCCGTTGCGACCGATCACTGCGCTTTCACCACCGATCAGAAGCGCAATGGCGTGGGCAATTTTTCCAAGATTCCCAATGGCACGGGCGGGCTCGAAGATCGCCTGCCGATGCTGTGGACCAAGGGGGTCAATACCGGCCGGCTGACCATGAATGAGTTCGTCGCCGTCACCTCCACCAATGTCGCCAAGATATTGGGCCTCTACCCCAAAAAGGGCGCCGTGCTGGTTGGCGCCGATGCCGATCTCATCGTCTGGGACCCGGCGCGCAAGAAGACCATCACAGCCAAGGCCCAGCAATCGGTCATCGACTACAATGTCTTTGAAGGTTTTGAAGTCACCGGCCTGCCCCGCTATGTGCTCAGCCGCGGCAAGGTCTCGATCGTCGAAAACGAGATCAGGACCGAGCCGGGCCATGGCAAATTCGTCGGCCGCGAAGCCAAGAACCCGGTCAACCGGGCGCTGAGCCAATGGAAAGATATCGTCGCCCCGCGCAAGGTCGAACGCTCCGGCATTCCGGCGACGGGGGTTTGA